Proteins co-encoded in one Cellulosilyticum sp. I15G10I2 genomic window:
- a CDS encoding LacI family DNA-binding transcriptional regulator — MNIYDIAEKAGVSIATVSRVLNGSPNVRPKTKQKVLDIMEKSDYTPNIFARGLGLNSIKMIGVLCTDVADIYYAKAVSIIENVLRQNEFDALLCCTGDDLNNKKKYLDLLLAKRVDGVILIGSPFKEKFDNSHIEQVAKKVPVFIINGFLPFDNTYCITCDELEAMRQNVSSLLLKGHKDILYLYDVDTYSGSQKLEGYKRAFDDNKLADNPRLIVKVPQDLSVVTETVKNLMQECPSISAVVASEDILAIGAMKAITQIGHRIPEDIPVIGFNNSLLCECASPTLTSVDNRVDILCTTAINLLIDVFAGKSVANKMTISSKLIERESFKL, encoded by the coding sequence ATGAACATTTATGACATAGCCGAAAAGGCCGGTGTTTCTATCGCTACTGTGTCTAGAGTTTTAAACGGTAGTCCTAATGTAAGGCCTAAAACTAAACAGAAGGTTTTAGATATTATGGAAAAGTCAGATTATACGCCTAATATATTTGCCCGTGGTTTAGGTCTTAATTCGATTAAAATGATTGGCGTCCTTTGTACAGATGTTGCAGATATTTATTATGCCAAAGCTGTTTCAATTATTGAAAATGTTTTAAGACAAAATGAATTTGATGCCCTGCTTTGCTGTACGGGAGACGACCTTAATAATAAAAAGAAATATCTTGACTTACTCCTTGCTAAGCGCGTAGATGGGGTTATTTTAATCGGTTCCCCTTTTAAGGAAAAGTTCGATAATTCTCACATTGAACAAGTAGCAAAAAAAGTTCCAGTATTTATCATTAATGGATTTCTTCCTTTTGACAATACTTATTGTATAACCTGTGATGAATTAGAGGCTATGCGTCAAAATGTATCCTCACTCCTTTTAAAAGGCCACAAAGACATTTTATATCTTTATGATGTAGATACTTATAGTGGCTCTCAAAAGCTTGAAGGCTACAAACGCGCTTTCGATGATAATAAGCTCGCGGATAATCCTAGATTGATTGTTAAAGTGCCGCAGGATCTATCTGTTGTTACTGAAACAGTCAAAAATCTTATGCAGGAATGCCCGTCTATTTCTGCAGTTGTTGCCTCAGAAGATATTTTGGCAATAGGTGCTATGAAAGCGATCACCCAGATTGGTCATCGAATTCCTGAAGATATCCCTGTTATAGGTTTTAATAACTCTTTACTCTGTGAATGTGCTTCTCCTACCCTAACTAGTGTTGACAATAGGGTTGATATTTTATGCACAACCGCTATTAATCTCTTAATAGATGTTTTTGCAGGGAAAAGCGTTGCAAATAAAATGACTATCTCCTCTAAACTTATAGAGCGAGAGTCTTTCAAATTATAA
- a CDS encoding sugar phosphate isomerase/epimerase family protein codes for MRIGVRAHDYGKNTPEGLVTKIKEVGFEAVQLAIPKAISGIDTFDQITPELLKKIHEVFKKSDIELSVFGCYIEPALLDKEARMGQVSRFLKALEYSKTIDALLVGTETTHFTTDESERPKAFEALVDSVQRMVEKAEEIDAIVGIEPVSVHTLNTPELTYKLLQRVKSNHLKIIFDPVNLLTFENSKNQEGLWKECFEAFGAEIEAIHVKNVIIENNAFKHVLLEDGLVDYQFLFNWFNTHKSHVSVLRENADPQTAYRDVAFLKQKIV; via the coding sequence ATGCGTATAGGAGTAAGAGCTCATGATTATGGTAAAAATACCCCAGAAGGACTTGTAACTAAAATAAAAGAAGTAGGATTTGAGGCAGTTCAGTTAGCTATTCCTAAAGCAATAAGTGGCATTGATACTTTTGATCAAATTACGCCGGAACTTTTAAAAAAAATTCACGAAGTGTTTAAAAAAAGTGATATTGAGTTATCGGTTTTTGGATGCTATATTGAACCGGCGTTATTGGATAAAGAAGCAAGGATGGGGCAAGTGAGTAGATTTTTAAAAGCTTTAGAATACAGCAAAACAATTGATGCGCTGCTTGTAGGAACTGAAACCACTCATTTTACGACTGATGAGAGTGAAAGACCCAAAGCTTTTGAGGCTTTAGTAGACAGTGTGCAGAGAATGGTAGAAAAGGCAGAAGAGATAGATGCTATAGTTGGCATAGAACCAGTAAGTGTGCATACTCTCAATACGCCGGAGTTAACTTATAAATTGCTCCAAAGAGTAAAAAGCAATCATTTGAAAATTATATTTGATCCTGTTAATTTACTCACCTTTGAAAACAGTAAAAATCAAGAGGGACTTTGGAAAGAATGCTTTGAAGCGTTTGGAGCCGAAATAGAAGCAATACATGTTAAAAATGTCATTATAGAAAATAATGCATTTAAACATGTTTTATTAGAAGATGGACTCGTAGATTATCAATTTTTATTTAACTGGTTCAATACACATAAATCACATGTCAGTGTCTTACGAGAAAATGCGGATCCACAAACAGCTTATAGAGATGTTGCTTTTTTAAAACAAAAAATAGTCTAG
- a CDS encoding tagaturonate reductase, with the protein MKKINDLVSKVERPIRVMQYGEGNFLRGFILDIIDRANEKGVYNGNVAVIKPIGFGNLDFFKAQDNLYTLSLRGKQNGTIVDENRVITSIGQTIDAYNEYEVYAKLAALDTLEVVVSNTTEAGITYDAKDAFELTPPGTYPGKLTKFLYDRFTHFKGDPAKGLIILPVELIEHNGTKLKECIIKYIELWHLGEDFKAWVLSHNTFCNTLVDRIVTGYPRETADKMFETLGYRDDLLDVGEPFGLWVIESEKDIRDKFPMDQTGMDVVFTDNLKPYRDRKVRILNGAHTGTVLAAYLAGQDIVRDCMADTLIRSYMENLLGEIIPTVALPRDEVIAFKDAVIERFENPFIDHSVLAISLNSVSKWKARIMPSFKDSIEQIGKLPQYMTFSFAALMAFYSSSDLQGEALVGKRGEESYKIMDDKNILEFFAQNYSSEDVKTFVNKFASNEAFWGENLAEYEGFVSTVSHYLENIYKNGMRNALLSLSEEA; encoded by the coding sequence ATGAAAAAGATAAATGATTTAGTAAGTAAAGTAGAGAGACCAATTCGTGTCATGCAATATGGAGAGGGCAATTTTTTAAGAGGGTTTATCCTGGATATTATTGATAGGGCTAATGAGAAAGGTGTTTATAATGGCAATGTGGCTGTTATTAAACCTATTGGATTTGGTAATCTAGATTTTTTTAAAGCACAAGATAATTTATATACACTTTCGTTAAGAGGGAAACAAAATGGCACGATTGTTGATGAAAACAGGGTGATTACTTCTATAGGTCAAACTATTGACGCATATAATGAATATGAAGTATATGCAAAACTTGCAGCACTTGATACTTTGGAGGTTGTTGTTTCTAATACAACAGAAGCTGGTATTACTTATGATGCGAAAGATGCATTCGAACTTACTCCACCAGGGACATATCCAGGTAAACTTACTAAATTTTTATATGATAGATTTACACATTTTAAGGGCGACCCAGCAAAAGGGCTCATTATTTTACCCGTGGAGCTTATTGAACACAACGGCACTAAGTTAAAAGAATGTATTATTAAATATATTGAGCTTTGGCATTTAGGAGAAGACTTTAAAGCTTGGGTTCTAAGCCATAATACATTTTGCAATACTTTAGTAGATAGAATTGTAACAGGTTATCCTAGAGAAACAGCAGATAAAATGTTTGAAACTTTAGGATACAGAGATGACTTATTAGATGTTGGAGAACCTTTTGGTCTTTGGGTTATAGAAAGTGAAAAAGATATTCGTGATAAGTTCCCAATGGATCAAACTGGGATGGATGTTGTATTTACAGATAATCTAAAACCTTATAGAGATCGTAAAGTACGTATTTTAAATGGTGCACATACAGGGACAGTACTTGCAGCTTACCTTGCAGGGCAAGATATTGTTAGAGACTGTATGGCAGACACACTCATCAGAAGTTATATGGAAAACCTTTTAGGAGAAATTATCCCGACTGTAGCACTTCCGCGGGATGAAGTTATTGCTTTTAAAGATGCAGTCATAGAACGTTTTGAAAATCCATTCATTGATCATAGCGTACTTGCTATTTCACTAAATTCTGTTTCAAAATGGAAAGCAAGAATTATGCCGAGCTTCAAAGACAGTATTGAGCAAATAGGTAAACTGCCTCAATATATGACATTTTCTTTTGCAGCACTTATGGCATTTTATTCTTCAAGTGATTTACAAGGAGAAGCACTTGTTGGTAAAAGAGGCGAAGAAAGTTACAAGATTATGGACGATAAAAATATCTTAGAATTCTTTGCACAAAATTATAGTTCAGAAGATGTGAAGACTTTTGTGAATAAGTTTGCTTCAAATGAAGCTTTCTGGGGAGAAAATCTTGCAGAGTATGAAGGCTTCGTAAGTACAGTAAGTCATTATTTAGAAAACATCTATAAGAATGGAATGAGAAATGCTCTTTTAAGTCTAAGTGAGGAGGCATAA
- the uxaC gene encoding glucuronate isomerase, whose protein sequence is MKNFMCDDFLLSNETSKVLYHNYAAKMPIIDYHCHINPKEIADNHRFNNITDVWLGGDHYKWRAIRSNGVDENFITGNAAPREKFQKWAETLSKAIGNPLYHWTHLELKKYFDYKGTLNANTAEEVWNLCNEKLQTETMSVRGIIDQSDVKLLCTTDDPVDSLEHHVAIKNDPTCKVKVLPAWRPDKAVNIDKAGFTAYIDTLAQVSDTAITSLKDLFAALIKRLDHFDSLGCKASDHGLDYVPYNPASEEEVNQIFAKALKGESLSFDEAEKYKTALLVFFGKEYAKRNWVMQLHYGTIRNTNTAMFNKLGPDTGFDCINTQSCANGIVGFLNALNQESLLPKTVLYSLNPADNEMLGTILGCFQGPETAGKIQHGSAWWFNDTKTGMQKQLTDLANLSLLGNFIGMLTDSRSFLSYTRHEYFRRILCNLVGTWVENGEYPNDIEALGQLVQDISYNNTVRFFGFEV, encoded by the coding sequence ATGAAAAATTTTATGTGTGATGATTTCTTATTATCGAATGAAACATCTAAAGTGCTTTATCACAACTATGCAGCAAAAATGCCTATTATTGATTACCACTGTCATATCAATCCTAAAGAAATTGCTGATAATCACCGCTTTAATAACATTACTGATGTTTGGCTTGGCGGTGACCATTACAAATGGCGTGCTATCCGTTCAAATGGGGTAGATGAGAACTTCATTACAGGTAATGCAGCTCCAAGAGAAAAATTTCAGAAGTGGGCCGAAACACTTTCTAAAGCTATCGGCAACCCACTTTATCACTGGACACATCTTGAATTAAAAAAATACTTTGATTATAAAGGTACTTTAAATGCGAATACCGCAGAAGAAGTATGGAACCTCTGTAATGAAAAACTACAAACAGAGACAATGAGTGTACGTGGTATTATCGATCAATCTGATGTAAAACTTTTATGTACTACTGATGATCCTGTAGACAGTTTAGAACATCACGTTGCTATTAAAAATGATCCTACATGCAAAGTCAAGGTTTTACCAGCTTGGCGCCCTGATAAAGCTGTTAATATTGACAAAGCTGGCTTTACGGCTTATATTGATACACTGGCACAAGTAAGTGATACAGCTATTACTTCTCTTAAGGATCTTTTTGCAGCACTTATTAAGAGATTAGATCATTTTGATTCTCTTGGCTGCAAGGCTTCTGACCATGGCCTTGATTACGTGCCTTATAATCCAGCATCAGAAGAAGAAGTAAATCAGATTTTTGCTAAAGCCCTAAAAGGTGAGAGTCTTTCATTTGATGAAGCTGAGAAATACAAAACTGCTTTACTGGTATTCTTTGGCAAAGAATATGCTAAACGCAACTGGGTAATGCAGCTTCATTACGGTACAATTAGAAATACGAATACAGCTATGTTTAATAAACTTGGCCCTGATACAGGTTTCGACTGTATTAATACTCAGAGTTGTGCAAATGGTATTGTAGGCTTCCTCAATGCCTTAAATCAAGAAAGTCTTCTTCCAAAAACAGTGCTTTACTCTCTTAATCCAGCAGATAATGAAATGCTCGGCACAATTCTTGGCTGTTTCCAAGGACCTGAAACTGCTGGTAAAATCCAACACGGCTCTGCTTGGTGGTTCAACGATACAAAAACAGGTATGCAAAAACAACTAACAGACCTTGCAAATCTTTCTTTGCTTGGTAACTTCATTGGTATGCTAACTGATTCTAGAAGCTTCTTATCTTACACAAGACACGAATATTTCAGACGTATCTTATGCAACCTTGTTGGTACTTGGGTTGAAAACGGAGAATATCCAAATGATATCGAAGCGCTTGGTCAATTAGTTCAAGATATTTCTTATAATAATACAGTGCGTTTCTTTGGTTTTGAAGTTTAA
- the phoU gene encoding phosphate signaling complex protein PhoU produces the protein MTPRKVYEDKLKKLNKNIMEMGQRTEEFIDKTIQAIINNDNDLARSIIEQDDVIDAMQLEIEKECALLIAHQQPVAGDLRFVISVVKIVTDLERIADQCCDICKYNIRLNDGTWSREINYKRHIEKMAFGAKAMLQEVLNAFISKDIEVVKETYKEDDKIDSIFIKIWEEITEEMIANKDFIQNGVHYIMIIKYLERIGDHITNIAEWIIYSSTGEYAIHKPIE, from the coding sequence ATGACACCAAGAAAAGTATATGAAGACAAACTCAAAAAATTAAATAAAAATATTATGGAAATGGGTCAGCGTACAGAAGAATTTATTGATAAAACAATACAGGCTATTATTAATAATGATAATGATCTGGCAAGAAGCATTATTGAACAAGATGATGTGATTGATGCTATGCAGCTTGAAATTGAAAAGGAATGCGCACTTTTAATAGCACATCAACAGCCGGTGGCAGGAGATCTTAGATTTGTGATATCGGTTGTAAAAATTGTTACTGACCTAGAAAGAATAGCTGATCAATGTTGCGATATTTGTAAGTATAATATTCGTTTAAATGATGGGACTTGGAGCAGAGAGATTAACTATAAAAGGCATATTGAAAAAATGGCTTTTGGAGCAAAAGCTATGCTGCAAGAAGTATTAAACGCTTTTATCTCTAAAGACATAGAGGTAGTGAAAGAAACCTATAAGGAAGATGATAAGATTGATTCGATTTTTATTAAAATATGGGAAGAAATAACGGAAGAAATGATCGCGAATAAGGATTTTATACAAAACGGGGTACATTATATCATGATTATAAAGTACTTAGAAAGAATAGGAGATCATATCACAAATATTGCAGAATGGATTATCTATAGCAGTACAGGTGAGTATGCTATTCATAAACCAATAGAATAA